In a genomic window of Melanotaenia boesemani isolate fMelBoe1 chromosome 1, fMelBoe1.pri, whole genome shotgun sequence:
- the LOC121641808 gene encoding uncharacterized protein LOC121641808: protein MVQVRELMKMIRLSDTKKNRRKIIRWMQKRGILRRTVKCVKCNRRMHLVTCHVKDGLWWVCKHHRSSPQSVRNGSIFTKSHIPLIKWLEFMHRFAQGLQLKQLAMITDGIAASSRTLTRMAKVLRKVCIAAVKRLRKRGMRIGGRHRFVVIDQSKFAHKRKYHRGRCGNTWRRERQWVFGMLEVEGKSRRPILRLVRDRTRKTLIGKIRHHIRPRTSILTDEWRAYKGQLAKYGYDQYSVCHKKNFVDHENGAHTQHIERAWQNYKLEVWRHRGNRTLESLKLHLKMIEWHHWLGVRHYNGVLGRLFHDVKKQVK, encoded by the exons ATGGTACAAGTGAGAGAACTGATGAAAATGATTAGGCTGTCAGATACaaagaagaacagaagaaaaataattagatGGATGCAGAAACGTGGGATACTGAGGAGGACCGTAAAGTGTGTAAAATGCAATCGTCGCATGCATCTGGTGACCTGCCATGTCAAAGATGGGCTGTGGTG GGTTTGTAAGCATCATAGAAGTTCTCCACAGTCTGTACGCAATGGCTCGATATTCACGAAGTCTCACATCCCCTTGATAAAATGGCTTGAGTTCATGCACAG gtTTGCACAAGGTTTGCAGTTGAAACAACTTGCCATGATCACTGACGGGATAGCAGCAAGTTCCAGGACATTAACAAGGATGGCAAAAGTACTCAGAAAG GTTTGCATTGCTGCCGTCAAGCGGCTGAGGAAAAGAGGAATGAGGATCGGTGGTCGTCATCGATTTGTTGTCATCGACCAGAGCAAATTTGCCCACAAGCGAAAG TACCATCGTGGTCGATGTGGCAACACTTGGCGTCGTGAGCGGCAGTGGGTGTTTGGGATGCTGGAGGTTGAAGGGAAATCAAGAAGACCTATCCTGAGACTTGTCAGGGATCGCACAAGGAAAACCCTCATTGGCAAAATAAGACATCATATCAGACCCAGAACATCGATCCTCACTGATGAATGGCGTGCCTATAAGGGGCAGCTTGCTAAATATGGATATGATCAATATTCTGTCtgccataaaaaaaactttgttgatCATGAGAATGGTGCTCATACTCAACATATTGAGCGTGCATGGCAGAACTACAAGCTGGAAGTATGGCGCCATAGAGGTAACCGTACTCTTGAGTCACTGAAGCTTCATCTCAAGATGATAGAGTGGCACCACTGGTTAGGTGTACGTCATTACAATGGCGTCTTGGGCAGGCTTTTCcatgatgtaaaaaaacaagtcaAGTGA
- the LOC121636592 gene encoding coiled-coil domain-containing protein 106-like — METRLTKRVCEAMKAEEAQEEVVDETNKDNQTDVEEVPVRLKKKKLVKYSPKKLMSPTGALELAKLKEQAKVDQHKIKHLEDRIKYLEEANRDLKNDKDFLLSQIKGASNMPGSTGKGSSKAALELTSTSTSPCPSSESSFSSSSEEEEQKKKKKKKAKKSKKHLASHSRSRMTTTDGVIRRYKNALHIFNKYGSMKRAFAKINVDRNTIARTAAIAELAITFPDTFKELLPQDEANEKMSVFAERCREAITEEMAGIITAKKKIGKLLPIMYKYT; from the exons ATGGAAACTCGTTTGACCAAAAGGGTGTGTGAGGCGATGAAGGCCGAGGAAGCTCAGGAAGAAGTTGTGGACGAGACAAACAAGGACAACCAGACAGATGTGGAAGAGGTCCCCGTTCgactgaagaaaaagaagctagTCAAATATTCCCCAAAGAAACTGA TGTCTCCAACAGGGGCATTGGAGTTGGCCAAGCTGAAAGAACAAGCCAAGGTGGATCAACACAAGATTAAACACCTTGAGGACCGCATTAAATACCTGGAAGAGGCCAACAGGGATCTAAAAAATGACAAGGACTTCCTCCTTTCTCAAATTAAGGGAGCCTCCAACATGCCTGGATCTACTGGGAAAG GTTCCAGCAAGGCTGCTCTGGAACTTACTTCAACTTCGACATCTCCGTGCCCATCCTCAGAATCCAGTTTCTCATCATcctcagaggaagaggagcagaagaagaagaaaaagaagaaggccAAGAAGTCCAAGAAACACCTTGCTTCTCACAGCCGTTCAAGGA TGACCACAACGGATGGAGTTATCCGCCGCTACAAGAATGCCCTGCACATTTTCAACAAGTATGGATCCATGAAAAGGGCCTTTGCCAAAATCAACGTTGACCGCAACACAATTGCAAGAACAGCAGCAATTGCTGAACTAGCAATCACATTTCCAGACACATTCAAGGAGCTGCTTCCACAAGATGAAGCAAATGAGAAGATGTCTGTGTTTGCAGAGCGGTGCAGGGAGGCCATAACAGAGGAGATGGCTGGAATAatcacagcaaagaaaaaaattggaaaaCTCCTCCCAATCATGTATAAATACACTTAA
- the cdkn1ca gene encoding cyclin-dependent kinase inhibitor 1Ca: protein MNLIRGRQSVCRRLFGPVDHDQLRRDLDLKLWEITAQDSRRWNFNFQSETPLPGRFQWEEIPTDCAADFYLESVQMKDAVNSPKPNDGKLKHSEEIAGTDQENCSSISNTPKCPAETTPVRRKRSLSDPRANTRITDYFTKRRRTAETKTTRNPFHSSSSDAAYCKKIKMSMLL from the exons ATGAATCTCATCAGAGGCAGGCAGTCTGTTTGCAGGAGACTCTTCGGCCCGGTGGACCACGACCAGCTGCGTCGGGACTTGGATTTAAAGCTTTGGGAAATTACGGCGCAGGACAGCCGAAGATGGAACTTTAACTTCCAGTCTGAGACGCCGCTGCCAGGCAGGTTTCAGTGGGAGGAGATTCCCACAGACTGCGCTGCAGATTTTTACCTGGAGTCTGTACAGATGAAGGACGCCGTTAACTCTCCCAAACCTAATGACGGCAAGCTGAAACACAGTGAGGAAATCGCAGGAACCGACCAAGAGAACTGTTCCAGCATCTCCAACACACCCAAGTGTCCCGCTGAAACGACGCCCGTTCGGAGAAAAAGGTCGCTTTCTGATCCTCGAGCCAACACACGTATTACAG ATTACTTcacaaagagaagaagaacGGCAGAAACTAAGACCACCCGGAATCCTTTTCACAGCAGTTCCAGCGACGCAGCTTATtgcaagaaaataaagatgagcaTGCTTCTGTAA